A region of Vitis riparia cultivar Riparia Gloire de Montpellier isolate 1030 chromosome 1, EGFV_Vit.rip_1.0, whole genome shotgun sequence DNA encodes the following proteins:
- the LOC117905452 gene encoding protein TIFY 9, translating to MSRAAMELDFFGMEKDGATAKSQFQRFLDRRRSFRGMQSAISKINPDLLKTVIASGSVSQAPKNNPPFASRKSFSVPSTPKADQNYLPALPVYSPVFRPVSAETTPITIFYNGTVSVFDVSPEQIESIMKLALDGSTKTVEPADSKLAIPPNGEQQLLETLNGDLPLARRKSLHRFLEKRKERLTSVYPYSPHIQYAVSDQEKTTMEELFRA from the exons ATGTCGAGAGCCGCCATGGAACTCGATTTCTTCGGAATGGAGAAGGACGGCGCCACCGCCAAATCTCAGTTCCAGAGGTTCTTGGATCGCCGGAGAAGCTTTCGAG GAATGCAAAGCGCCATTTCCAAGATCAATCCGGATCTTCTCAAGACCGTGATCGCCTCCGGCTCTGTATCGCAGGCCCCGAAGAATAATCCGCCGTTCGCTTCCCGGAAGTCGTTCTCGGTGCCGTCCACTCCGAAAGCCGACCAGAATTACCTTCCGGCTTTGCCGGTTTACAGTCCTGTTTTCAG GCCTGTGAGTGCCGAAACAACTCCAATAACCATTTTCTACAATGGCACCGTCTCCGTTTTTGATGTCTCTCCAGAGCAG ATCGAGAGTATCATGAAGCTCGCTTTGGACGGAAGCACCAAGACTGTGGAACCTGCTGATTCGAAACTTGCAATTCCTCCAAACGGGGAGCAGCAGCTTCTCGAGACTCTCAACGGAG ATCTGCCACTGGCACGGAGGAAGTCATTGCACAGGTTTCTAGAGAAGCGTAAAGAGAG GTTGACTTCAGTGTACCCATATTCTCCTCACATCCAATACGCGGTTTCAGACCAGGAAAAGACCACCATGGAGGAGCTGTTCCGGGCCTAG